The bacterium genome contains a region encoding:
- a CDS encoding AMP-binding protein translates to METPLTPLEFARRSRSLYREREAVVDGDLRLTYEEFFQRCDRWSSQLQRLGVRPGDRIAYIAPNTHGLLEAFYAVPQIGAVLVPINYRLTPDDFAYIINHSGSQVVCAAAEHLEAVDSIRKSLPNVRLYAALDGAHEGWLDYEGLLERSTGRFDRPEVAETDLLTINYTSGTTARPKGVMITHRNASINIVGTLIHVKMTPAERYLWTLPMFHANGWTFVWIVTAVGGTHLCLRRVEPDQVFAQCGDEDVTMMCAAPTILIRLANAPAGLRRAVRPGIRVVTAGAPPAAATIGRIEGDFGWEIIHVYGLTETS, encoded by the coding sequence ATGGAGACGCCTCTGACACCGCTCGAGTTCGCCCGCCGGTCTCGCAGCTTGTATCGCGAGCGTGAGGCGGTCGTCGACGGTGACCTGCGGCTCACCTATGAAGAGTTCTTTCAGCGCTGCGATCGATGGTCGAGCCAGTTACAGCGCCTCGGCGTGCGGCCGGGCGACCGGATCGCCTACATCGCCCCGAACACCCACGGCCTGCTGGAGGCGTTCTACGCCGTCCCCCAGATTGGGGCAGTGCTCGTGCCGATCAACTACCGGCTCACACCAGATGACTTCGCGTATATCATCAACCACAGCGGCTCTCAAGTCGTGTGCGCCGCGGCCGAGCATCTCGAGGCCGTTGACAGCATCCGCAAATCCCTCCCCAACGTTCGGCTTTACGCCGCGCTGGACGGAGCACACGAGGGCTGGCTCGATTACGAGGGGCTGCTCGAGCGGTCGACCGGGCGGTTCGACCGGCCGGAGGTCGCGGAGACCGACCTCCTGACGATCAACTACACGAGCGGCACGACGGCCCGGCCCAAGGGTGTCATGATCACCCACCGCAATGCCTCCATTAACATCGTCGGTACCCTGATCCACGTCAAGATGACGCCGGCCGAGCGCTACCTGTGGACGCTGCCGATGTTCCACGCGAACGGCTGGACCTTTGTCTGGATCGTGACCGCGGTGGGGGGGACGCATCTCTGCCTGCGGCGCGTCGAGCCGGACCAGGTGTTCGCGCAGTGCGGGGACGAGGACGTCACGATGATGTGCGCCGCGCCTACGATCCTGATCCGGCTCGCGAACGCCCCCGCCGGGCTCCGGCGAGCCGTTCGGCCGGGGATCCGCGTCGTCACCGCGGGCGCGCCGCCGGCTGCGGCGACGATCGGTCGGATCGAGGGCGACTTTGGGTGGGAGATCATCCACGTGTACGGCCTGACGGAGACGTC